From Besnoitia besnoiti strain Bb-Ger1 chromosome X, whole genome shotgun sequence, one genomic window encodes:
- a CDS encoding hypothetical protein (encoded by transcript BESB_018370) — translation MQLPSPLRGLPASCPPEARKPAAASGAALQGAEQPFSASEQREGERPPRRTAPAPEAAVVAASSGERCGAAPAASEREAHRDPPERRDALERSPEQLLQKFSTMWAHSGGLTGYLPDAQPRAEEARRDSSRGVRGGSLRETQDEASAAGAASDGEFFRYCRAFFREQERQQRNVLRQPLDRLEGLRAPLERVLAGVEQMEEDGARLRTAKEEVRRCTAGMHGACRHLVQEQAQLKHIIEVIQSRLAYYTRYEGLRQLLESPLLVLSPPSSSPSPSSLSSFSGGGTSLDVSSLAKALEFIDEATQFFAIHPDYAEASTYLRNYGTLRMRTRAVIRAAVLQSLEACQASVEKRMQQRRTGGEASASSGAQNNGERERATASSLLDPAVCHVPFRVIGAPLRALTTLLVEQQRKGTDDSYASALDQLEGIFVGMRLRLILPPLKDELKHMLLSHTTLPDAARHIARYCVSVCEMELKTFYVFFPKRREKDALGTLLEAIGNCAYDCLRPPALACDSVEELSEIVESLLLDVLQPLDHVERGKTGDLVPFLSVVYNLVRDVQERLLFRADAFIQDRVSCASSTPTDLVTFIFSSTGFLHVPSSTASSSFSLTSSSSVFLPLQQALHLVTLLRQTVSAEAYGSLCSSALEACCLALGDAARCLELAIERGAATQTALSPAVRDALDAAKDASSASSTSSSSSSSTAAALLAAPATLSLPLHLAMRRVCEGLCAQARDEGGGGERRREDTREETRNDVGDGADRGACSVAAVERGGDAVFARLWAELVCQFFLLKHVLVLQSFLDASDSPEVSLACKKISFPRLLFGRVPSSVAEERSPAGAGCSLGGRGEETARRSEPPARRGFGIFSWFLPADEEKSCDLRSELDREARAHVNDVLAALLVAFTLPLQNVTAQIPAEELLAIEEAARRTASHDEETHRAGGKSLTQERPCLREENLKRAMSDFSQGLRDSLPAVLLLAMLFFDVFGGGVEGEDADEEDLCVAESKEKGDRRASDRQGSAQREAAEESLEFLLQPLFSGILSAYRAFSSLLLEVFSSPAAAHSAVGWDPPRNVEQSLLRASSLAFSAGLRIRELLPQP, via the exons atgcagctgccgtcgcctttGCGTGGCCTTCCGGCCTCGTGTcctccggaggcgcgcaagcccgcggcggcgtcgggcgcggctcttcagggcgccgagcagccgttctctgcgtctgagcagagggaaggcgagcgcccgccgcggcgcaccgcgccggcgccggaggctgcggtcgtcgcggcttcctcgggagagcgctgcggcgccgcgccggcggccagcgagagagaggcgcatcGCGATCCACCCGAAAGGCGCGACGCACTGGAGAGGAGCCCCGAGCAGCTTCTCCAGAAGTTCTCCACGATGTGGGCGCACTCTGGCGGCCTCACGGGCTACCTGCCCGATGCTCAGCCTcgggcggaagaggcgcgacgcgacagcagccgcggcgtgcgcggcggaagTCTGCGGGAGACGCAGGACGAGGCAAGCGCGGCAGGTGCAGCGAGCGATGGGGAGTTTTTCCGCTATTGCCGCGCGTTCTTCCGCGAGcaggagcggcagcagcgcaaCGTCCTCCGGCAGCCCCTGGACCG ACTGGagggccttcgcgcgccccTCGAGCGAGTGTTGGCGGGAGTCGAGCAGatggaagaagacggcgcgcgcctgcgaacggcgaaggaggaagtcCGCCGCTGCACAGCGGGGATGCACGGGGCGTGTCGGCATCTGGTGCAGGAACAAGCTCAGCTCAAG CACATCATCGAGGTGATTCAAAGCCGCCTCGCGTACTACACGCGCTACGAAGGTCTGCGGCAACTCCTCGAGAGccctctcctcgtcctctctcctccctcttcttctccctctccatCTTCGCTATCTTCCTTTTCTGGCGGCGGGACGTCGCTGGacgtctcctctcttgcgAAGGCACTGGAGTTCATCGATGAGGCGACGCAGTTCTTCGCAATCCACCCTGACTACGCCGAA GCGTCAACGTACCTGCGGAACTACGGAACGCTGCGgatgcgcacgcgcgccgtcATCCGTGCAGCGGTGCTTCAGAGCCTGGAGGCTTGCCAGGCCTCAGTCgagaagcgcatgcagcagcggaggaccggaggcgaggcctctgcgtcttcggggGCACAAAAcaacggcgagcgcgagagggcgacCGCCAGCTCGCTGCTTGATCCCGCTGTCTGCCACGTCCCCTTTCGCGTcatcggcgcgccgctgcgcgctctTACGACTCTGTTGGTCGAGCAGCAAAGGAAAGGCACCGATGACAGCTACGCGAG CGCGCTAGATCAGCTGGAGGGCATCTTCGTTGGCATGCGGCTCCGCCTGATTCTTCCTCCGCTCAAAGACGAGTTGAAG CACATGCTGCTGTCGCACACGACGCtgcccgacgcggcgcgccacaTCGCGCGCTACTGCGTCTCGGTCTGCGAGATGGAGCTCAAGACTTTCTACGTTTTTTTCCCCAAAAGACGCGAGAAG GATGCTCTGGGAACCCTTCTCGAGGCGATTGGGAATTGCGCATACGactgcctgcggccgcctgcgttGGCTTGCGATTCTGTTGAGGAGCTCAG CGAAATCGTGGAGTCTTTGCTCCTCGATGTGCTTCAGCCGTTGGATCACGTCGAGCGAGGAAAGACTGGTGACCTCGTGCctttcctctccgtcgtctaCAACCTTGTGCGC GATGTTCAGGAGCGCTTGCTCTTCAGGGCAGACGCCTTCATTCAAGACAgagtctcctgcgcctcctccacgccgACGGACCTCGTCACGTTCATCTTTTCGAG TACCGGCTTCCTCCACGTGCCGTCCTCTacggcctcgtcttcgttttcgctcacgtcttcgtcttcggtCTTTCTGCCTTTGCAACAGGCGCTGCACCTTGtcacgctgctgcggcagactgtctccgcggaggcctacggctctctctgcagctccgcccTGGAGGCCTGTTGCCTggcgctcggcgacgccgcgcgctgcctggAGCTTGCGatcgagcgcggcgccgccacgcaaACAGCGCTCTCCCCGGCAGTACGCGACGCTCTCGACGCCGCGAAagacgcctcctctgcgtcctctacatcttcttcttcctcttcctccacggcggcggcgctgctggcggcgcccgccacgctGAGCCTGCCGCTACACCTGGCGATGCGTCGGGTTTGCGAGGGCCTctgtgcgcaggcgcgcgacgagggaggaggcggggagcgaaggcgagaggacaccagagaagagacaagaAACGACGTAGGAGACGGGGCGGATcgaggcgcgtgcagcgtcgccgcggtcgaGCGTGGAGGGGACGCGGTTTTTGCGCGGCTCTGGGCGGAGTTAGTTTGCCAATTTTTCCTGTTGAAGCACGTCTTGGTGCTGCAGAGCTTCCTGGACGCGTCTGACAGCCCCGAGGTCTCCCTCGCGTGCAAGAAGATCTCGTTTCCGCGGCTCCTCTTTGGCCGCGTGCCTTCGTCGGTCGCAGAGGAGCGCAGcccggcgggggcgggctgCTCCCTTGGCGggaggggcgaggagacagcgcgccGGTCGgagcctcctgcgcgccgcggctttgGAATTTTCTCCTGGTTTCTacctgcagacgaggagaagtCGTGCGACCTGCGCAGCGAACTCGatcgcgaggctcgcgcacACGTAAACGACGTCCTCGCGGCACTCCTTGTGGCCTTcacgctgccgctgcaaaACGTCACCGCGCAGATCCCCGCGGAGGAGCTTCTCGCcatcgaggaggcggcgcggcggacggcgagccacgacgaggagacgcaccGGGCGGGGGGTAAGAGCCTCACGCAGGAGCGGCCCTGCCTGCGAGAAGAGAACTTGAAGCGCGCGATGAGCGACTTCTCGCAGGGCTTGCGCGACAGCCTGCCGGCcgtgcttctcctcgcgaTGCTCTTCTTCGACGTTTTCGGAGGCGGAGTTGAGGgtgaagacgcagacgaggaagacctCTGCGTCGCAGAAAGCAAAGAAAAAGGGGACAGACGCGCGTCAGATCGGCAGGGGAgtgcacagagagaggccgcggaggaaagcCTCGAgtttctgctgcagccgctcttCTCGGGCATTCTGTCCGCGTACCG ggccttctcctccctcctgcTGGAGGtcttctcgtcgcccgccgccgcgcactccGCAGTGGGCTGGGATCCGCCGCGCAACGTCGAACagagtctccttcgcgcctcctcgctcgccttcagcgccgGCCTTCGCATCCGAGAGCTCCTCCCTCAACCGTAA